TACACATGTTTAATgcatctgtttgtacaattacCATCAGTGGAGTGTACACAAACAACTGGATTGTTCTAAAGCCTTAATTGCAATGTCCAAAATGTCCATTTTTATCAGATAGCATAGTTTTTTGGTTTGCATGTGCATAATATATTCTACACTTTATTAATCAGTGACtcaaaccaaataaataaaaagagcattATGGAGAATCCTAGAGAAAAACTGATGTATCTTGGTAACAATCAAATCAACTTAATCAAATAGCAGAATCAGAAACCTGCCTGCGTGCGCCTCTACACAGTTTACCCTGATACACTTTCCATAAATACTCCAGTTCTCATCAGGACAGTAACAGGTAGCACTACATTTCTGCTCATCATTACAAGGACAAACATGTGACCATTTACAGGCTTATTATTGcccaaaaatgatgaaacaaacaagcaaatgtgTCACTTTATAACTGTTTTTATTGAGAACTTAAATAACATGAACATTGtgtgacagaagaaaaacaaaaatatttcacaattCTAAATTGGGATGTTTCTGATCAATCATGAATCGATCAATTGAGATCAATAATTGAActgcttaaaaatgtgttgaccCAAAAAGTGTCTTGTTACAAATGACAAATACTTGCTAAAgtatatcaaaaataaaatacagaatactggtatgagaaaaaatatttcattaaagtACCAGgaattcataatttatttaatacAAGAAGACATTCTATATAAAATGATCATAttgcattttagcattttatgtTCCAATAACTCCTCATGTCGCCTGCTCTGATTTTACATCGACCATAgatcatgtcagtgtttcaaacagttttctgatggaaaaacatattcaaaatgtattaatgattaACCAATAATCGGTTGTTAAGGCAGCCACACTATTGGCTCAAAATGTTCTTCCCTAATTCTAAACCATGATTTCTGTGTGTAATGATGACTGAGATCATCAGTGTCTCTACATTAATCTGCTCTATGAATACGTGTCTGTTGCCATTATAGATCTTATTTACAGTAGGAATAGAAAAAATAGATTTCAGTGATGCAAAAATACATAGATGAGCTCAGTGCAATGCAAATGATTGTATGTTTCATCACATTGCACCGGCACGGTTCTATGAACTGCagttcctctttctgtctgtgtcctctTTAACGGCTGCCATGTCCGGCCCGGCCCAGTCTGACGTCATAGGTGACCATGTGGAAGTTGTCCCAGGAGAACAGCTTCCTCTGGGCGTGGTTGTAGTCCACCATGCTGTTGTAACGGTACTTGTTCTTGAAGGGCACGGCGATGGCCCGCCCCGCGCTGGTGGCCGTGTCAAACATATGGTTGATGGTGGTGTTGGCCGCGGTGTAGCTGGCCACTGTGTACAGGCGCCCGCACACCATGAACGCATTGGCCACTGTGTTCTTCCTGATGTTGGTCTCCCAGCTCTTCATCACCTTCAGGCTCTCGGGGTCCAGCTGGGAGATCACGATTGCGCCCTTGGCCTTGCTCGTGCTGTAGATGGCCCACAGGCCCTGCTCGTCCGCCGCCAGGTCGATGTCAGTGTAGCCGCCCCAGGAGTAAGGGTGTTGGCCGTGGTAGCCGGCGTGAGGCAAGTCAAGGCGCGAGGCCAGGCTCTCCGATGCCAGGTCGTAACGGATCAGGGTGCGGCTGCGTTTGCGCTGGTAGTAGAGGGAGCCACGGTACATGGTGGCCCCCGTGCTCTCCACAGGCTCTGGCAGGACTAGGACTTTCATGGGGAAGCCCTTGGCGAACTGATCCATATCTTCGTACGCGAAGAGCTGGCGGACATCTTTACCCACTGTGTCGATGCGCCACACCGTCCTGTTGGTGTAGTTAGGCGTCTGGGGCTCGGGATCCTGCAGCCACACCCCATACTTCCCCGTGATGCTGTCAGCCTTCCTGTGCACCACAGGATCTTCCACTGACTGAAGCTCCCCACAGcctggagaggaaagaagaagagatttaAGCTTCATGGTATTTGGCCAATGagagcagctccatcagcatCACCAAAACCCCAAACTTTACCTTTGAAGCTGTGACTCCCTTCAGGAAGGAGGTGGGATGCTGGAACCTCTGTGACCTCCGCCTTCATCTCCTGGTACGCACCGTTCCCCAAATCATAGGCAGGGTCttggagaaaaagaagcaaagaacaACATTTGCATATACCTTTAGTAAGGTACACACAGACAACATCAAAGTCCAAGTGTCTCATTCATGTGCCTGCGAGCACAGCAGGTTTCTCCTGTAACCCCGCCGTCACGCTCCTCAAAATGATCACACGCACATAAACAGACGTGCATGAGTGACGAAGCCGTAAAAGAAGAGTCCGTGTTGTAAATTCCTATCCCCTTACTCAACCTGGGACGGCTAACTGCAACCTGACCTGTTGTTGTCCCGGGAGACTTTTCACAGCCTGAGTCTACCAAAAagacatttatcaaaaaaactgcaggagggcagcaaacatttacagaaaactATCTTTATTTTCCTGTCAGCTTCCCCAGAGGAGTGCTTGTCGAATGCCCCAACACATTTTTAGtggttttgatttgtgtgtgtgtgtgtgtgtgttttccttctcaCTGATCTACATACCACTGGCAGGTCTATTTTCACGCTGCGCTCCCCCTGAGGTGTGCGCCTGCTTGCAGGGTCTCTGCCTTAGGCTCTCTGCCTCCTGACTCAGCTCGTCCAGCCTCTTCTGCAGCTCCAGGACCTGCCTGTTCAGACTCTCcttgtcctgctgcagctggtttcTCTCCCCTGTAACCTGCGCGTAAGCCTCCTGGAGAGCCTCTTCGCCGTTGGCTCCGACGCCAGCCCCGGCTTCCCCGTCCTCTCCCGCTATGAGCCTGCTGACCGAAGCCTCCAGCAGGGTCAGTCGGGACAAGAGTCCATCCGTCTCTGGATTGCTTCCGGTGCAGCTGGACTCCTCTGGACTGGCCACGGTGAAGGTGTAGTGGCAGCGCCCGGCGGGGTCATTGGCGCGGCGTAGAGAGGCTTGGGCCTGGCCTCGGCTGGGCACAGTCAAGCAGGAGAGACACAAGAAGCACACCTGGAGCCACATGTTAGAATCGATTCTGGTTTGTTGAAAATCTGCAGATATGCAACTGTTTATCCTCTGTGCAGTAGAGAGTGTCTCCacctgatatatatatatatatattctttctcactttctgtgGCTGGCCTCTTCTCACCCGAGTATCCCCGGTCAGCGCAGGTCAGTTTCTGAATCCCAGCAATGCCGAGAGTAGGATATTTATACAGTTTACTGTCGGAGAGTGGGAGGGGACGAGGAGAGTGTCAGGGAGGGAAATAGCCAGAGGGGCGTGCAGAGTGTGTGCGATGGTCCATGTGTGTCTTCTTCTTGGTGAGGTGAGCCGAAGGCGacaaacaatgtgaaaatcACGCAGcatcagtggaaaaatacacaatctgatgtttgttttttcctgtagGACACATTCTTTCAGAGCGTCCCAGCAGTAGGTATGTCTCTGCAGGTTGTTTTGACTGGGCAGCATCTCTTTATGTGTCTGCTGGCTGTGCTGTTTACTTCCTCCGTAACTCATAGTTGTGATTAACTGTAATCTTGCTTTATGACCTGGGTACGGGGTGAGACTTGGGCTGGAGAGCGAGGGTTTGCGGGAATCTGGGAATCTCACGCCAACATTCACTGAACGGGTTCTACGGCATGGCAGCCTGGTCCACACACTGATACCCTTCTCCCTgctaaacacagctggacaggATGTCTGGCACAGGAGGACAGGCTTGGCAGTCTGGTTACGAATGGGCACATGATGTGGCTGCTCTTCCTTTCTTCATACCAAACCCGTATGAACCCCACACGCCAACATCCTTACGTGTAGACATTCGCTGCTGGTTGCACTATGTTGCTCGTCTGCAAATGGATCTCGTACATATTGCAAAAAGCTGTGTCCGTGGTGTGCGCATTACTTTCTGCtaatcccacaatgcaatgcattacattttgtcatgtgACTCTACAGTCATATGGTGGAGTTGCAAGTGTCCAAAACTGCTGTAGATTTTTTGTCTTTATAGGGTGTAAGAATGGCATGAACAGGAGTGATTTCCGACACAGCCATGCTAGTGGCGAGCACCAGCCCTTTGGGTGCTTTATGGTAAATGCCAACACGCACGGCATCATGGTCACAATAACGTTGAGCCAAGGATCTTTTCATATCTCTATGTAGTTCTTCCTCGTCACATTCTTGAAGCCATGTTTGCTGTTTATGATCGTTACGAAAATGTGGGTGTTTTCTGACATGTGAGACACGAGCTAACAATGATAACGAAGTACTGTGTTCATACTCCAGAGCCCCTGAGCCAGCAGCTAACTCACGTAGCACAAAGCTCTACAGCAGTATTGTCTCACTGGGTAGCCTTTAAGGACTGTGGCAGTTATTTTGCTCatgtacatgaaaaaaaaaaagaaaaaagatacaGATATATGTTGACCGTATTTAGCCTTAGCCTAGTGTGTTAGCATTCTAAGATTTGCAAATTTGCACTTGAAACAAAGTACAGCTAAGGCTTGTGGGACAAGTGTTGCAGGTATTTAAACGTAAACCAATGTCCTGGACAGATATAAAAGGTTACAAGTCATCCTGAGGAGAACAGGAACGTCTCAGACAAATTTCACGGCAGTCCATGCAGTGTTTTACTCAGGCACAGGGATGTCAACCTCGTGGTGGCACCGGGACTCGTTCCTCGGGCACAGTGGAAATCTGTATCAAATCGTCGCACTCGATCCAACAATAATGTCAACCTCATGTTTGGCGCTATGGGAAAACTCAGAGGATCAACACAGAGTCAGTAGGCTCCATCATCTGGCGACCATGAACATCGCTGCAAAATTTCACAGCAGCTCATCCAGTAGTTGTTGGACCAAAGTGAACAGACAGATTACAAACACTGCCAGCCCCCTGAAGCCATGCTGCAGCATGGCCGAACATAAAAGCCATGGATTTTTATTTGACTGGACACATTATAGTCTATAAACCTTTTTAGTTTTATTGCTGAAACCCTCCCCTCcggctttctttctctctctttacacTAGGCATGTGGTCCACCTGTGTTCCAACTGTCTCCATGTGATACGTCTGGGACTCGGTCTGATTCTGTGCTGAGCGGAGCGGAGCGGGGGAAACAGTTACAGTTAATGTGCAGGAATACGTTTTTGTCTCTCAGGGGGTTCATTTGTCCCTTTCCCTTGCCGTGTGCTGCGACTGCCCTCtgttacaaaacatttcatacGAATACCAACAGCACTGAACCGAGTTACCCTGAGGAGCAGCCTGCAGCTCACATCTGTGTTTGGTCCCACAAGATCAATCTGCTGCCTAGTTAACCTGTCTGTTTTACAGCCAGTGGAAAGTCAACAGTACTCAGTGCTGTTTTTTACCACTGAGGTGCGTTCTCTTATGCAACACAGCGACTCAGACTACCTGTAAAAAGAGAACGGGGGATCATAACACGCACACAACCTCTTCCATATGTATTCTGTCTGTATGCTGAAGCAGCTCCTCCGAGAGAGACAGGACAGGACTCGTTGTTCATCTGCTCACGTGCTCAACATCTTGAAAGTACACTTtctaatgatgatgattctTACAGAGTGTTACCGTGTGCCTTCAACGCTGATGCTACGTTCCTGTGCAGTACATTTTCTAACTTACACGTATCTGATGttctctgctgctttattcCACACTGTTTGATGGTTTCATATTTGGATCACTGTATAAAATATCAACAAGACTTAATTTCATGGCGTGGCTACATCATTCCATCATACTGAACTATTCTACCTGTCTTGTACATCGCTTGACAAACCTAAACAGTTATTGATGATAGCACTGAAAACTGTGGGATACCCCCTACAATTCTGAGTAAGTTTCTTTAAGTTTGAAACAATGTTTGGCTGCGCTAACATGACTTTGCAATGAACAGCCCAGCCGACGTTCAGAAGTATTTATTTAAGCCTGGTTACAAAGTCATTTGTTGATGTCATGAAGAAGCGTTTGGGTTAtgcagatgaaaatctatctggTGTCACCTTTGAGTCCCTGGAAGTTACAGCAGCgggcgaccaaatgaaatgaaggGGTGAAAATTGTTGGAAACAGTTTGTAgatacacaactcaacaaaatatagaGCAAAGGTCTGgtcaagacattttaatgtggaaatgttaaatattatatCTTTGACTTCATGTGGCAAATTTTGCCTGTTTATATTCTGCAGGAGTTTAGTCTCTGGCCACCAAGTTCAATACAGAATATCAATTAGAGTTGTTCAAAGTTACAACATGAAATCAtttgagtaaaaaataaaaacaaataccaaaaatgtataatggaatatgaaaaaagaagagTTTTGACGTTGAGACTTCTACATACTGCACTGAAGTGATATCTActgaagctaacatgctaaccagctagacCGTCTAGGTGCATGGCTACATGGGCTAATGGCAGCTTCAGTTAGCAGTCACTCCGATGATATCCagccccctatttgttttgagtgtgaattcAATTTCACAAAAGCAAGCAAAAGCACACATTATAAAgagctaagaaaaaaaacataaatacattccttttctttctcatctctcagGTCTTGATTGTGACCCTTAGGATTCGTCTTGGGACCCCCCTGGACTGGGAACCACTGTCATAAACAGAGCACAATGGATACGTAAGCTACACTAGTGTGCATGAATTGTTAAgagaaataagagagagagagcgtttCAGCTGTGAGATAATAGGAATGATCAGCAGAAATATCAGATGGAGGACAGATCGGAAAAATAGCCGACATCGTAGTTATTTTGGcagttgcttaaaaaaaaaaaaaaccctgttcaAAGCACAATCCCAGAATTCTTGGCAGTGCGGGATTTCCACTGTTTAATCCTGAAGGGACATTTCACTGCTgcatttgtttgaaaatgaattacaTAATATTACGCAACAGGAAACGGAGGGGAGGGCTGCTGGGGACACTGGCACCacggaataaaaacaaaaacagatgaggGAAACGGTGTTGACTCCTGAATCGGGACGGACGTGTGGAAAATGAAACATTCCCCGGCCGCTGCGCAGTCTGATTGGTGACTGAGAGGATTTAAGGCATGCGGGAGTTTATAGTGCAGGAAAAGTGGCACGCAGACATCATTTTCCAGCAGAAATGTTAACCAACACCCTCGCAGGACAATCTCTGACTCTCTGGACGTGCGTTTTGCAGGTGTGAAGTGTTGCGTAACGTGCGTTTACATGGGTGCCAGTCGGACTTGTTGATGTGCAGCGCAATGCAGACATGATGCGTTCTCCCTCTCGAGAGGAGCGTGGAGCACTCGGTGGTTTAACACCTTTGAACACGTCCTCCCACCTCATCTGTGATGAGCGGCGCTTGAGCCTGAGCTGTGTTTCTCCGAATgcctgtgtgtgagacagtcTCGACGTCGTGCGCGCGCTGCGACGTCAGCAACAGAATTCCAGATGAGTCACGTTTGATTCATAGCGATCCATCGGTGACGCAGCCTGATAATCAGCGTTTGTAGTTCCAGGGAGTTCAGTTAATGGGCCTGCGTGAGTGGTTTCTGGCTGAAAGCATTATAAACGTCTCGCTGTCTGCTGCGTCTGTGAGGGTATAATCACACTGGATCGCAAacgccccacacacacacacacacacacacacacgaaaactTCAGCCTCGCAGCAGCACAGTAGGTGTTGTTTGGTCTTTTGTCAGCTCAGTGCAGGTGTTACACCAGAGGTTCTCATTACTGATGCAGACACGGCACCAGAGTGTCCTCAGTGAAAACGCAGACAGCCACACGTACGAACAGATAACACAGCAGCGACGCAAAGTATTTAACACTTGGTGTCTTTTGTGGGTCTTTTCTATGGAGTGGACATCACTTACTTAACCTGATGTGTTTCCAGCATGTGAAGGTGGAGACAGTGAAAAGTCGTCAGCACAAACCAATCAGATATGGAGTGGAGATCAATTTGATTTGCTTTGATGTGCAGAAATATGGTTTACAGAGGGATGGTTCAGGATTATGGGAAATTCcgttctttgttttcttgccaaaagtAAGATAAGAAAATTGACAGAGAACAAAGCTAGCCAGGCTCTAATTTTCACtcgttaaaggtgcactatgtaggaATAGACAACAAATAGGATTCAGCATATGGCAGAACAACTAATTGCTGCTAATGGTAGCTACAGTCAGCTAGTCATACAACTGacagattgcacctttaatgtgtttgtctggcACATTACCAGTAAAGGTAATAATAAAGGTCCAAtgaaggtccagtttgtaagatagttgattgttgggTATTCAATGAGTTGGGAACCAGACTCACCAATCAACTATATTACAAATTGGACCATTAAAAAGTAACTCATcctttttacagtttgttttcgTATAGACCAAGCAAACTTTTTGCTcattagcactaaacacattTTGGACACGATGACACTGAAATGAGTGTGTGACATCAATGTTTGTACCAATACTTAAGTTATTTCAATCTATAGAGTTCTGCAATCACAGAAACGAgtcagcatttttgcactttctGCTGCCAGTGGGTCTTCTGAGTGGGTCTTCAGGTACAAGGcctgtggttaacacaagctAATGAGTTTCACGTTTTGTTCTGCAACATAAAATCCATCTGTAACTACCTCGCACGATaattaaaaagcattttcatgTCTTGCTAACAAGCCGCTGTTGTTGGGAGACTTTAAACGTCATTACACTGAACGCAGAGGCTCATCGACTCACTGGTCTGTCTTTACAGGCTTCAACTTTACTTAGAAACTTTTCTAAAACTAACTTTACATCTTGTCCATGGGTCACTTTAGAGTAAGGCATGGTAGGAAGAAAACCCAGTGTTTGCCACTGAGCTTGCTTTCTGTGATGATTTAAAATCCAACGCAAAAACCTCAGAAGCAATTTGACGAGGACACCAGGGCGATGCCAGCTTCCAGGTCAGCCTTCAAAAGTATGTCATCCCTACAGCACACTATAGTGGTAGAGCGCTAGTATGACTAACAATGACAACTGATCGGTCTGACTACAGTTACATAGGCTGAAAGTGTAGCCGCCATTTTAAGATCCAAGATGTCACAACAATAATTGACGTTCGGCTGAAAAGGCTAATATTTTCAGCCTCTGTGTCTCAATATTGCCTCGTGACTCGTCCGTAGCTAATGTTcgtgtctgtctttttgtgacATTACATCATCTAAACACACAGTCCAGAGCTAATGGAATTTCTGCTCGTTGCAATTCCAGTAATGTCTCCGGCGgagcctccccctccccctccaggCACGTTGTTTTTATAAGTATGGGTTTACAGGATTCCACGGGTTCTAATACGCACATTTAACAGATTCGGTAAATTCCTCTTTtccaacacaaactgtcattCCATGTGTGTGCGCTGTGTGACTGGGTTACGTAATGGggccactgttttttttcccccccgattGATGACAGTTTAACATCGGGGCCCTTGCACTGCGATCCAAGGCGGGCAAGCCACCAAACAAGCTGAAAGGGAGGAAAACGAACAAAAGAGTCCgttaattcaaatattttcctCAAACAGCTGAGCCAGGAATAGTTTGTGACTTTCCACAACTCAAACACTCCTCCGGTTTCATCTTGAAGCGACAGGAGCTCGCGTATTTCTTCTTAGCTCAGCTCAGTGGCCCTGCAGtctcatctgaaaaaaaaaaaggaaaaaaggggcGAGTGAGCTGAATTCCTCTTCCCTGTAGACAGATTTAGATCAGAGGCCACATCAAATTCAGCACCTGCGCCTTCGGTACTGCCTGTGACTTCTTGTCGGGCTCCGTAGAAAAGGAGACGCCGACCTTTACCTCTTGCACCACTCAGACCGGACTCAGTGAGGTAATTCGGTGGACTCAGACAGCACCACGCTGTCCAAACGCAGCGCTGCAGTGGAGCATGGGTAATGCATGATTCAGGGCGAAGATGGAGCGACCAACATGTTGATTACTCTCCCTGGTCCCCCCCCTCTGGCCTGAAGCCAGTAATTTGTTTTCCACCAGCGCTGCACCATCTGTCTCTTATTCAAAACATTGGTAGAATCTCAAacaaacgcgcacacacacaagcacaacgTCTGGTATTTCGTTTAAACCGAACGTGCACGCTTCAGGTGGATGTTCATTTTACAACTCTATCCGTCCTCCTGATGAAACTTACTGTAAACATCTGTACATCTGTGGGATGTATTGTTCTGTGCACGGGACGAAGTagacaaaataatataaacGCCTCATGTAAGGGACTTTAACGCAGGAACTTAATATAGCATGAGACAAACAACAGCATGTTATATCATTTGTGCATGTGAGTCCACAGTGAAAGATGCACCAGTCTAAACAGCAGCTATTTCATTTCACATTCCAATGTGAGCAAACGTGTATGAATGTAACACTGGTGGAGGTAGAGGGAAACTAAGCACATGTCCTCAAGTACTGTaattaagaacatttttttaaggtaCTTGAGATTTCCTTGGATACCAGCGAGCAGAATAACGTGATGTAGGACTATTTATAGCGAAAAGACGGCCCATCAccacatttttctctgctggAAGGGCATTTAATCATGTTTCGTCTGCCATAAGGGCACTTTGTGGTCATTTCGAACATGGGGGCACAAGGAGGGTTTGATTGTACCCCCCTGTGGCTcgctgcaagtgtgtgtgtgcaagaaagagagagagagagagagagagagagagagagagagagagagagggagagagaggggttaTGGTGGTTGTGGTCAGCAGAGTTATTGTCTGTCCCTGTCTGTTcacatctgtcctctctgcGCCCTCGACACACGCTTGAGTTCCTTCTGACAGGGcgctcagcagctacagtgaagacttcagctctaaaaaacgtgtgtgtgtgtaaactgcatcttttcaaatcaatgtgggatgcttttttttttttttacatttgaagcCTCCACTTATTTCAGTTGCTTAGGAGAACTCTGAAGCGCTGTCTCGCTGTAAAACTCCAGAAACATTCGGTGGACGATGAAACTTTACTCAACTTTACATCAGCGTGAGGGCGAGGAGATAACTActgaattttttaaatttcacttattctttatgtaaaaaacaacaacaagtaaaacaaaaactaagTCACACAAGTAAAACTGAGAATCTGAGACATAATTTACAAAAGATTATACATCAAGtataataaaaaattaaatctgattCCAAATTATAATATTGTGGTGGACTGATGTACAGCAGTGATGAAAACGAAATAAAAGACAGTTTGAGCAGTaatgatagatagatatactGTGATGCTTTAACAACATGTGAACACCAGTAAAATAATTGTAGGGAACGTATACTGCAATGTGTGTATACAggcatatacatacatatgtgcATGATATAGAAGATGATAACAATAATGCCACTCTGTGTCATTTTGTCTGCATTCTTTCAGTTAACAAACTCCACTGTTACCAATGTGATCCGTGTGCAGGTGCGGGGGGCTTCCCTTCAGTATTTACCGCCTGAGAACACCAGCAGTTCCGACACAATAAATAAGTGGAGCTCCTGGAATAACCtggagacccccccccccccgcgcgAATCATCCGGGGCTTCACTTCACACAGTGTCCCTGCTGCAGTGACTGCCGGGTCCGTGGTCTAAAAACAGGCCAACCTATATCTTTAAGCCTTAAATACTGACCTGGAGACCAAGTCGCCTGTCAGCCCAGATACCTCAGGAAACAGGATCTTTGGCAGGGGATGAAAGGGACAGTTCGGACGGAGAACGGAGGGAGAGGTGTTGGATTGATGTTGACGTTACCGGATACCCCCCTGCTCACACATCCTGTCTCTGGTAGGTGAGGTCACAGGGGGTCAGCCTGAGTTTTTATGTTGCTGTAGCTCATTGCTCCTGATGCACCAGCAACAGATTCAGTCACCCCTGCGCCtgctttttcaaaaacactggaaatgtaAAGGCAGCAAACACTGagactttatttaaacattcCAGGTTTTTGCCAGCACTGATCTTAGTTCTTTAATGATTACTTGCAAATGTCAAACACAGGGCTGCAGTGGTCAGGTCTTTACTGCCATCTTGTGACACCACGGCTCACTGCAGCGCGGTGTGACGACTAGGGCCATCTCAAGAGGCCTGACCATAATGAAAAGGGCAAATACTGACTCAATCGATGAGATTCTACTGTCAGAGGCAGATGGGGGGGTGCACTGAGCTCTGCCTCTCATGTCCTCGATGCATATCATATCTCCCTTCAGCCTCTCTGCAGAGGAGCAAATTAGATCTGTCCTCACAGATCATCCCATGATAGGCGGATGTTCGCATCCAGCGGAGGAAAGAGAGACACTTGTGATGAGGCACAGAGGTTTGTCCTGAAGAGGGGGTTAAAGGCGGAGCGGCAGCGTCCTTTTCCGCATGGCCGCCTCCACCAGCCTGGGCCTGCTGAGACAATCTGGGACCGAGCGTCACACTTTTTGTTGTCCGGTCAAAAGCGACCCCCCCCCTCCCGGGCTTCACATGCTTCCACTGTCATAAAGGATGCGGCTCACCGCAGCCGTGTTTTAACGTGAGACTTTAAATTGCATGTAGCGTGTATGACACGGTGGCGTGTGTAATTTACGGCGGCTGGTTTCTGCTCCTACTGCGGGGATCTGAAGGAGCGCGTCCACCTCTGCTGTTGCAGCGATGCGCAGCCGTGCCGCATGACTCACAGCGGCAGAGATGGCACGGATGTAAACAGGGGGCGGGCTCAGGTAGGCCTAACCTGAAGCCGCGCGGCCAATGGGAGGCGCGGGACCGCGGACGAGGCCGAGGAAGCGCGGCGTCCCATTGGCCCTCCGCCGCGTCCATAGGCTTGCAAGAGGTGGGGGAGAGCGAGGCGCAGCTTCGCAATCACACCGCGGAACGGAGGAGAGGGGCGAAAAAATGATTAATCTGTCAAAGGCGAATTTGTGTTCGGGATGAGACCGCGCTGACATTCAGCCGACCGGAACGAGGCGCGCAGGCGGACACATTTGATGCACAGGGGGGCCCGACGTCAAGCCGATGCGCCGCCATAGCAGGTGGTGCTTGTATAATCGTCCAGGGTCTTGTCACTTGTCTTTGCTGCCTGATCTGCGCGTCGTTTCAGCACTGGACAGCGACCGGGACCGTCGGCCGCTGAACACACCGAGGGAA
Above is a window of Acanthopagrus latus isolate v.2019 chromosome 21, fAcaLat1.1, whole genome shotgun sequence DNA encoding:
- the LOC119010618 gene encoding myocilin-like; translation: MWLQVCFLCLSCLTVPSRGQAQASLRRANDPAGRCHYTFTVASPEESSCTGSNPETDGLLSRLTLLEASVSRLIAGEDGEAGAGVGANGEEALQEAYAQVTGERNQLQQDKESLNRQVLELQKRLDELSQEAESLRQRPCKQAHTSGGAQRENRPASDPAYDLGNGAYQEMKAEVTEVPASHLLPEGSHSFKGCGELQSVEDPVVHRKADSITGKYGVWLQDPEPQTPNYTNRTVWRIDTVGKDVRQLFAYEDMDQFAKGFPMKVLVLPEPVESTGATMYRGSLYYQRKRSRTLIRYDLASESLASRLDLPHAGYHGQHPYSWGGYTDIDLAADEQGLWAIYSTSKAKGAIVISQLDPESLKVMKSWETNIRKNTVANAFMVCGRLYTVASYTAANTTINHMFDTATSAGRAIAVPFKNKYRYNSMVDYNHAQRKLFSWDNFHMVTYDVRLGRAGHGSR